Proteins from one Daphnia pulicaria isolate SC F1-1A chromosome 3, SC_F0-13Bv2, whole genome shotgun sequence genomic window:
- the LOC124329509 gene encoding trypsin-1-like isoform X2, with amino-acid sequence MKFLVLAALFACACALPQRMVLPRLPASVISKGKFQLIPSNKIVGGTEVEPNSLPFQVSLQRKGLTGLYSQSCGGSILDENTILDAAHCVDGANIPNLRIVAGEHSLSVESGLEQNRLVTRVATHPRYNSATYEDDISLIFLDAPLDLSVPSAKAISLPPPTSELDPPAGTVVTCSGWGTTSSGGSISDVLRSVDIPVVSDADCDSAYGGTASSPSVFPSMMCAGDTANGGIDSCQGDSGGPLFTGTGETAVQHGIVSWGQGCALARFPGVYTQVSYFLDWIAAARG; translated from the exons ATGAAATTCCTCGTTCTAGCCGCTTTGTTCGCTTGTGCCTGCG CTCTTCCTCAGCGCATGGTTTTGCCCCGCCTTCCGGCTTCGGTCATTTCCAAGGGAAAATTCCAGTTGATCCCGTCCAACAAGATTGTCGGTGGAACTGAAGTTGAGCCCAACTCGTTGCCCTTCCAGGTTTCCCTCCAGCGCAAAGGCCTCACTGGTCTCTACTCGCAATCGTGCGGTGGATCCATCCTCGATGAAAACACCATCCTTGATGCTGCCCACTGCGTTGACGG AGCAAATATCCCAAATTTGCGCATCGTCGCTGGTGAGCACAGCCTTTCCGTTGAGAGCGGCCTCGAACAGAACCGTCTGGTCACCCGTGTTGCCACTCACCCCAGATACAACAGCGCCACCTACGAGGATGACATCTCCTTGATTTTC TTGGACGCTCCATTGGACCTCAGCGTTCCCTCTGCCAAGGCTATTTCTCTGCCACCCCCTACTTCTGAATTGGATCCTCCCGCTGGAACCGTTGTCACCTGCTCCGGATGGGGAACCACCAGC TCAGGCGGAAGCATTTCTGACGTCCTTCGCAGTGTTGACATCCCAGTTGTTTCCGATGCTGATTGCGATTCTGCTTACGGAG GTACCGCCTCATCCCCATCCGTTTTTCCTTCCATGATGTGCGCTGGTGACACCGCCAACG GTGGCATCGACTCTTGCCAAGGAGATTCTGGTGGTCCCCTCTTCACCGGCACTGGTGAAACAGCCGTCCAACACGGAATCGTCTCCTGGGGTCAGGGCTGCGCTCTTGCCCGATTCCCCG GTGTCTACACCCAGGTGTCGTACTTCCTTGACTGGATCGCCGCTGCCAggggttaa
- the LOC124329509 gene encoding trypsin-1-like isoform X1 — translation MKFLVLAALFACACALPQRMVLPRLPASVISKGKFQLIPSNKIVGGTEVEPNSLPFQVSLQRKGLTGLYSQSCGGSILDENTILDAAHCVDGANIPNLRIVAGEHSLSVESGLEQNRLVTRVATHPRYNSATYEDDISLIFLDAPLDLSVPSAKAISLPPPTSELDPPAGTVVTCSGWGTTSSGGSISDVLRSVDIPVVSDADCDSAYGGLRTNKNEIKRNCLLRFKFLFLSSGTASSPSVFPSMMCAGDTANGGIDSCQGDSGGPLFTGTGETAVQHGIVSWGQGCALARFPGVYTQVSYFLDWIAAARG, via the exons ATGAAATTCCTCGTTCTAGCCGCTTTGTTCGCTTGTGCCTGCG CTCTTCCTCAGCGCATGGTTTTGCCCCGCCTTCCGGCTTCGGTCATTTCCAAGGGAAAATTCCAGTTGATCCCGTCCAACAAGATTGTCGGTGGAACTGAAGTTGAGCCCAACTCGTTGCCCTTCCAGGTTTCCCTCCAGCGCAAAGGCCTCACTGGTCTCTACTCGCAATCGTGCGGTGGATCCATCCTCGATGAAAACACCATCCTTGATGCTGCCCACTGCGTTGACGG AGCAAATATCCCAAATTTGCGCATCGTCGCTGGTGAGCACAGCCTTTCCGTTGAGAGCGGCCTCGAACAGAACCGTCTGGTCACCCGTGTTGCCACTCACCCCAGATACAACAGCGCCACCTACGAGGATGACATCTCCTTGATTTTC TTGGACGCTCCATTGGACCTCAGCGTTCCCTCTGCCAAGGCTATTTCTCTGCCACCCCCTACTTCTGAATTGGATCCTCCCGCTGGAACCGTTGTCACCTGCTCCGGATGGGGAACCACCAGC TCAGGCGGAAGCATTTCTGACGTCCTTCGCAGTGTTGACATCCCAGTTGTTTCCGATGCTGATTGCGATTCTGCTTACGGAGGTTTGCGAACcaataaaaacgaaattaaaagaaactgTTTGTTAAGAtttaagtttttgtttttgtcttcaGGTACCGCCTCATCCCCATCCGTTTTTCCTTCCATGATGTGCGCTGGTGACACCGCCAACG GTGGCATCGACTCTTGCCAAGGAGATTCTGGTGGTCCCCTCTTCACCGGCACTGGTGAAACAGCCGTCCAACACGGAATCGTCTCCTGGGGTCAGGGCTGCGCTCTTGCCCGATTCCCCG GTGTCTACACCCAGGTGTCGTACTTCCTTGACTGGATCGCCGCTGCCAggggttaa
- the LOC124329438 gene encoding transmembrane protease serine 9-like, whose protein sequence is MKFVVLATLLTYSWAAQAAPHPPILPRLPIKDIVSGHQLKLSEKIIGGVEVVPNSLPFQVSIQRGSAGVYTQSCGGSILNETTVLTAAHCVDGAIVRALRVVAGEHSLNNVSGLEQNRDVAFYSMHPRYTPSTWEDDIALIVLTEPFDLSVPSAKTINLPPPTSEYDAPAGTVFTVSGWGTTRYSGILVSDVLLSVDVPVVADVDCDIYYGGTNEKPKVYSSMLCAGNTTDGGIDACQGDSGGPLFSGSGETAVQHGIVSWGKSCAEPQWPGVYTQVSYFVEWIALAIQDEVLTFSHSVSLCLGYVKLLPSLLEKSAPQQRAVLPRLPLNIILNKRFQNAISSDRILSGSEVVPNSLPFQVSLQRRGLNGAYVQVGGGSILDDSTILHAAHGVVGIMSLVEYRIVAGEHSLSVDSGLEQIRAVSSIVTHPNFDDITYEDDISLIFLTEPLDLSVPSAKPIALPGPTAEFDPPAGFRVNVSGWGTTTSDGDISDVLRSVEVPVIPDFDCDAAYGGDGIYIAVFPSMVCAGDTVTSRIPYCQGDSGGPLFTGTGETAVQHGIVSWGQSCTYSQFPGVYTQVSYYLDWIAANRR, encoded by the exons ATGAAGTTCGTCGTTCTTGCCACTTTGCTTACCTATTCCTGGG CTGCCCAAGCTGCCCCCCATCCACCGATTTTGCCTCGTCTGCCAATAAAAGACATCGTGAGCGGTCATCAACTGAAGTTGTCCGAAAAGATCATCGGGGGAGTGGAGGTTGTTCCTAATTCGCTACCTTTTCAGGTCTCGATACAGAGAGGAAGCGCCGGCGTTTATACGCAATCATGCGGTGGGTCCATTCTAAACGAAACCACAGTTCTCACCGCCGCTCACTGCGTGGAtgg AGCCATCGTAAGAGCCCTACGAGTTGTGGCCGGCGAGCACAGTTTGAACAATGTAAGCGGCCTGGAACAAAACAGGGATGTTGCCTTCTATTCGATGCATCCTCGCTACACGCCTAGTACATGGGAAGACGATATCGCTCTCATTGTG TTGACAGAACCATTTGACCTGAGCGTACCTTCTGCCAAGACAATTAACCTACCACCGCCTACTTCCGAATACGATGCTCCTGCGGGAACCGTCTTCACTGTTTCCGGATGGGGAACCACAAGA TACAGTGGCATTTTGGTCTCTGACGTTCTCCTGAGTGTAGATGTCCCGGTAGTTGCTGATGTGGACTGCGACATTTATTATGGAGGAACTAACGAAAAGCCAAAAGTTTATTCGTCCATGCTTTGCGCTGGAAACACCACCGACG GTGGCATCGATGCATGCCAAGGTGACTCTGGAGGTCCGTTGTTCTCGGGCAGTGGTGAAACAGCTGTCCAGCACGGCATCGTTTCATGGGGAAAGAGTTGCGCTGAACCACAGTGGCCGG GCGTGTACACCCAGGTCTCGTACTTTGTCGAATGGATCGCCCTTGCCAT CCAAGATGAAGTGCTTACTTTTAGCCACTCTGTTAGTCTATGCTTGGGGTATGTTAAATTACTACCGTCGTTACTAGAAAAAT CCGCCCCTCAGCAGCGCGCGGTTTTGCCCCGCTTGCCCTTAAACATCATTTTAAATAAGCGGTTCCAAAATGCAATCTCGTCCGATAGGATTCTCAGCGGAAGTGAGGTTGTCCCGAACTCGTTGCCCTTCCAGGTCTCGCTGCAACGACGAGGACTGAATGGTGCCTATGTGCAAGTAGGTGGTGGATCCATCCTCGACGATTCTACTATTCTGCATGCTGCTCACGGTGTTGTCGG AATAATGAGCTTGGTTGAATACCGCATTGTCGCTGGCGAGCATAGTCTGTCCGTTGATAGCGGTCTCGAACAAATCCGTGCGGTTTCATCCATTGTCACACATCCAAATTTCGATGACATCACCTATGAGGATGacatttctcttattttc CTAACAGAGCCGCTGGACCTGAGCGTTCCCTCTGCCAAACCGATCGCTTTGCCAGGCCCAACGGCCGAGTTTGACCCTCCTGCTGGATTTCGAGTCAACGTTTCTGGATGGGGAACCACAACC TCGGACGGAGATATTTCAGACGTCCTCCGCAGCGTGGAAGTTCCTGTTATCCCCGATTTTGATTGTGATGCCGCATATGGAGGTGACGGTATATACATAGCCGTTTTTCCGTCCATGGTGTGCGCCGGAGATACCGTCACGA GTCGCATTCCGTATTGCCAAGGAGATTCTGGAGGGCCACTCTTCACCGGAACCGGTGAGACGGCTGTCCAACACGGAATCGTTTCATGGGGACAGTCTTGTACTTACTCACAATTCCCTG GTGTGTACACCCAAGTGTCATACTACCTGGACTGGATCGCCGCTAACAGACGCTAA
- the LOC124329516 gene encoding trypsin-1-like → MKFVILAATILACAIANPSTRSVLPRLPLKVLLSGKFQMIPEDKIVGGTEVAPNSLPFQVSLQRRGLLANSAYSHICGGSLLDATTILDAAHCVDGANVARLRIVVGEHSLSQASGLEQISAVSSFTMHETYSSSTYENDISLIFVATPFDLSVASAQPVNLPAPTSEFDPPAGTIITVSGWGTTSEGGSISDTLLSVDIPVISDADCNTAYGGNAVVSSMMCAGGPNGGIDSCQGDSGGPLFTGTGASAVQHGIVSWGQGCAQAAYPGVYTQVSYFLDWIAANKI, encoded by the exons atgaaattcgtcATCCTAGCAGCAACTATTTTGGCTTGCGCCATCG caaaTCCAAGCACCCGATCGGTGTTGCCCCGCCTGCCACTCAAGGTGTTGCTGAGTGGGAAATTCCAGATGATTCCGGAAGACAAGATTGTAGGCGGAACTGAAGTTGCACCGAATTCTCTTCCCTTCCAAGTTTCTCTACAGAGACGCGGTCTTTTGGCCAACAGCGCC TATTCGCACATCTGCGGTGGATCCCTCCTGGATGCAACCACTATTCTTGATGCTGCTCATTGCGTCGACgg TGCCAACGTAGCCAGACTTCGCATTGTTGTTGGTGAGCATAGCCTGTCACAAGCAAGCGGCCTCGAACAGATCTCTGCCGTTTCAAGCTTCACCATGCATGAAACTTACAGCTCATCGACCTACGAGAACGACATCTCCTTGATTTtt GTGGCCACACCATTTGACCTGAGTGTTGCCTCTGCCCAGCCCGTTAACTTGCCAGCTCCTACTTCCGAGTTCGATCCTCCTGCTGGAACCATCATCACCGTTTCCGGATGGGGAACCACTAGC GAAGGGGGAAGCATCTCTGACACACTCCTCAGTGTCGACATCCCAGTCATCTCTGATGCCGATTGCAATACTGCCTACGGAGGAAATGCCGTTGTTTCTTCCATGATGTGCGCTGGAGGACCCAACG gAGGCATCGATTCTTGCCAAGGAGATTCTGGTGGCCCCCTCTTCACTGGAACTGGTGCCAGCGCCGTCCAACACGGAATCGTGTCCTGGGGCCAGGGATGCGCTCAGGCCGCTTATCCGG GTGTCTACACTCAGGTATCTTATTTCCTCGACTGGATCGCTgccaacaaaatttaa